A stretch of DNA from Anaerobranca gottschalkii DSM 13577:
TATTGACGAGGTTAATGATAAAGTTCTTTCAAATATCGTAGAATATGAATTAATTCCTCTTATTAAAGAATATTGGTTTGATGAACCATCTAAGGTAAAAGAATGGGCAGATTATTTGAGGAGCGCTATTAAATGATACCAATACAAAATATATACTATATGTTAGCCTATGCTTTTAAAGTGTTAAACCAACAAGGATATAAGGATTTAGCTACAGAACAGTTTAATAATTCAGCAGAGTTATGTTCAGCTATTCTTTCAAAGAGTATCTCTATTCAATTAAAACGGGGGCTTTATCGTGATTATATAATGGAAACAGATTGTTTATCTACAATTCGAGGCAAGATAGATGTTTCTGAAACTATTAAAAGTGGATCTTTGTATAAAAATCAAATGTTTTGTAGATATGATAATTTCTCAACAAACTCTTATATGAATAGAATTATTAAAACTACTATAGAGCTATTGCTACATTCAGATATATCAAAGACTCGTAAAAAGGAGTTAAGTAAGCTTCTTGTATTTTTTGCAGATGTTGAATCTTTGGATGTGAATAGGATTAACTGGAATTTACAATATAATCGTAACAATCAAACATATAGAATGTTAATTTCAATATGTTTTTTAGTTATAAAGGGGTTGCTTTTGAGCAATTCAAATGGAAAAACAAAAATGTTGGACATTTTTGATGAACAGCGTATGTATAGATTATATGAGAAGTTTATATTTGAATATTTTCGTAAAGAATTTCCAGACATCACTGTAAATTCATCACAAATTCATTGGCAACTTGATGATGGTATAAATACAATGCTTCCTGTTATGCAGACCGATATAATGCTTTCAAAAGATGATAAGATACTTATAATCGATGCTAAGTATTATAATCGTATTACTCTGTCCCGATATGGTATTAATACTTTACATTCAGGGAATCTATATCAGATTTTCACATATGTTAAAAATAAGGAATATCAGATGAAAGATAGACCCCATGAAGTTTCAGGAATGCTTTTGTATGCAAAAACAGATGAGGATATATTGCCAGATATTACATACAAAATGAGTGGAAATAAAATTAGTGTATGCACATTGGATTTGAATTGTGACTTCAATAAGATAGCATCACAACTTAATGCAATTATTGAAGAGTATTTTGGGTAGGATAATTATAAAGAAATTACTAAAAAAAGTTATTGACACCGTAAGGAAAAATCCTTATAATAAACATTAAATTTAATATTTGATCCAGTGATAGGGAGAGTAAATAAGTGGAGGTTTCAGCGAGCTAGAGTTTGGTGTGAGTCTAGTAACTAAAACTTATTGAAGCGCACCCTAGAGGATTTTTCCTGAAGGTTCATTTTTGAATTGGGTAGGGAAAAACGGTCACCACCGTTATTGGTTAGAGTGGATAGATTAAATAATCTATCAACAAGAGTGGCAACGCGGGGAATTTCTCGTCTCTTTATTGAAGGGACGGGTTTTTTTATTTCCTTTTATTTTCTCGTCTCTTATTTTAGGGGACGAGTTTTTTTAATTTTCTGCTAGTTTTAACAACTTTAGAGGAGGTGGTCTTTATTCGATGTAATTTAAACTCAAATTTATATATATACAAATCTAATTTAAAAAAGGAGCTGAATACTACATGAAAAAACAAACGACAATTTTCCATGCCCTTATTCCCATCCTCTTTTTATTGGTTATTTTACCAATTTCAATTCTCTATTTTGGTGCTGATCCTCAAATTCCCCTAATTTTATCTACCATAGTAGCTGCTTTAGTTGCTAAATTTTTGCTAAATTACAGCTGGGGAGAAATTGAAGAAGGTATATTAGATACAATTCGTTTAGCTATGCAGGCAATTTTGATTTTAATGGTCATTGGAACCATCGTAGGAACTTGGATTTTAAGTGGGACTGTTCCAGCGATGATTTATTATGGATTACAAATCCTGTCCCCAGGTATTTTCTTATTGGCAGCTGCGTTAATTTGCGCAATTGTTTCCATATCTACCGGTAGTTCTTGGACTACAGCTGCTACCGTTGGAATAGCCTTGATGGGAATTGGTAAAGGTTTAGGTATCCCTGTAGGGATGGTAGCTGGAGCAATTGTATCTGGAGCATATTTTGGAGATAAATTATCTCCCCTTTCAGAAACAACTAACCTCTCTCCTGCCATGGCAGGTAGTAATCTTTTTGACCATATTCGGAGTATGTGTTATACAACTTTACCTACCTTTGGTATAGCGTTAATCCTTTATGGTTTATTAGGAATGAAGTATAGTGGTACAAATATCGATACTAGTCAAATTCAAGCTATAACCGAGGCTATTAAAGGAAATTTTAATATTTCTCCTATATTACTGATACCACCGGTATTCATTATCTTGATAGTAACATTGAAAATCCCTGCCCTTCCTGGGTTAATAGCCGGTTCTGTATTAGGAGGAATATTTGCCGCTATTTTTCAAGGTGCTTCCTTTGCAGATATCATAGATGCTGCCCATTACGGATTAGAACTGGAGACAGGTGTAGAGTTAGTAGATAATCTATTAAGCCGTGGTGGTTTAGATGGTATGATGTGGACTGTTTCGTTAATTTTCACTTCTTTAACCTTTGGTGGAGTTTTAGAAAAAGTAGGCATGCTCAAAGCCTTTGGTTTAGGAATTTTAAAGCTGGCTAAATCAACAGGTTCCTTGGTTCTAGCTACTACCCTAACTTCTATTGCTGTAAATATTCTCACTGCCGACCAATATTTAGCCTTAGTAGTTCCAGGAAGGATGTATAAACAAGCTTATCAAGATAAAGGTTTACCTCCAGAGTTATTATCACGGACTTTAGAAGCAGGGGGAACTGTTACCTCAGCCCTTTTCCCATGGAACACTTGTGGAGCTTATATGATGGCAACTTTAGGAGTATCACCGTGGGTATATATTCCCTTCGCATTCTTAAACACTCTAGTTCCAGTTGTAAATATTATCTTTGCTTATTTTGGTATTGGTTTTAAAAAGAGCAGTTTAAATTAGTAGGAGGTCAAGTTTAATGAAAAAAGTTTTTCAAATACCCCATACTTATGTAATTATTGTAGCAGTAGTCTTATTAGCTTTTTTAGGAACTTATTTAATACCAGCAGGGGTTTATGAAAGGGTAGAAGATCCTAAAAGTAACAGAATTGTAGTAGATCCAGACTCTTTTAGATATGTAGAACAATCACCAGTTAAGATTTTCTCCTTTGAAAAGCCCCATTTATTTTCTGCCCTTTATAGGGGGATGGAAGGGGCAAGTAGTATTATTTTCTTTATTTTCATTGTAGGTGGAGCTTTTGCAATGATTCAAGGTACCGGGGCCATAGATGCAGGAATAGGAAGACTGGCTCTAAAAGTAAAGGATAAAGGAATTTTAATCATCCCTATAATGGCATTTATCTTTGCTTTAGGTGGTTCTACCATAGGTATGTCTGAAGAAATTATAGTTTTTGTTCCTATAGGTATTTCTTTAGCGAAGGCATTAGGTTACGATGCAGTGGTTGGGACTGGGATGATAGCATTAGGGGCAGCGGCAGGTTTTTCTGCAGGGTTTGCCAATCCCTTTACCGTCGGAGTAGCTCAGGCAATAGCTGAGGTGCCTTTATACTCAGGCTTTACCTTTAGATTATTGATGTTTATAGTATTGGTATCTATCACTTGTTGGTATATAATTTCCTATGCTTTAAAAATCAAAAAAGATCCAAGTTCAAGCATATTAGCTAACTTAGAAGAAAAAGATGATTATTCATTAAATTTACAAGAATTACCTGAATTTACTATTAAACATTTATTGGTTTACTCCGTATTGATTATAGGGTTTATACTGATTATTATAGGGGTTAAATCCTATGATTGGTATATTGAAGAATTGGCTTCAGTTTTCTTGATGATGGGTATTTTTAGTAGTATTTTGGGAGGAATATCTCCTAGCAAATCAGCAGCTAATTTTGTAGAAGGGGCAAAGGGTATCGCCTTTGGTGCTTTAGTCGTAGGAGTTGCCAGAGCTATTTTAGTAGTTATGGAACAAGGGCAAATAATTGATACTATCATCAACAATTTAGCTATGGGAATATCTTCATTACCCAGCGTATTTGCAGCTTTGTTAATGTATTTAGTACAGATAGTTTTAAATTTCTTTATTCCATCTGGAAGTGGTCAAGCAGCAACGACAATGCCTATAATGGCTCCTTTAGCAGACTTAGTAGGTGTTAGTAGACAAACTGCTGTTATAGCCTATCAGTTAGGAGATGGAATAACAAATTCCATTATTCCTACTTCTGCGGTGTTGATGAGTTATTTAGCTATTGCTAAAATTCCCTATGAAAAATGGTTTAAATGGGTAACTCCTTGGATTTTAATGAATATCGGAGCAGGGGCAGTGTTCTTAATAATAGCTACGTTAATTAATTTGGCTTAATAAAAAGGGCTATCGGAAAACTAGTTATTTTATAGTTTTTCGATAGCCCTTTTATATTTCAACCAAAAGAATTTTTGTTTTTTTTTCAATAACCCTAAAATTTATAGAAATTTTATCGTATATTATTAATGGGTGAAGCTTATGGATGAAATCAGTAATAAGATAATAGAAATTGCCAATTGTCCTGTTAAACTAGAAAAATTTATAGTTAATTATGAAAACTTTATTTTGAAAAGTGCTTCTAAGGTAGTAAAAAAATACATAACCCAAAATGATGATGAATGGTCTATAGCTTTAAACGGTTTTTATGAAGCTATAAAAAAATATGATCAAAATAAAGGGAGTTTTTTTAGTTTCGCAGAACTTGTAATCCAAAGGAAACTAATTGATTATTATCGGAGAGAAAAGAAAAATAATCTAGAGGTAAAATATGATCAGATAGATAATTCTTTTTATTTAGGTATAGGTGAAAATAAGGAAGTTGAAAGGGATATTTGCTGGGAAATAGAAGCTATTTCAGAGGTAATAAAAAGTTATGGATTTAGTTTTTATGATTTAGTTAAAATTTCTCCCAAAACTAAAAAAACTAAAGGGTATTGTGAAGAAATTATAAAGTATTTGCTATCAAATCCTATTTTGATAGAACATATTCATAAATCAAAACAATTACCGATAAAAGTAATTGAAAAAAATGTAAAGATACCCTTAAAAATTATAGAGAGATATCGTAAATATATAATAGCAGTAGTAGAAATATTTTCCGGAGAATATCAATATTTACGGGAATATTTTCCTAATATCAAAAAATTTTTAAAGGAGGGAGATAAGTTTTGAAAAATGTAGTTGTAGAAATTAAGGGAAAAGATGCCATATTATTACAAGAAGATGGAACCTTTATTAAAATAAGAAATAAAAATTTTAAAGTAGGTGAGATGGTGGATGTGAAAAGTAAAATGTTTAGCAAAAAGACTTTTCTTTCATTAGCTGCATCAATTATATTTATATTACTAATAGGAACCAGTGTTTTTGCTTATAATTATCCATATTATTATGTGAGTATAGATGTAAATCCTGGTATAGTTTTAACATCAAATGTTTTTAATCGGGTGATAGGGGTAGAAGCTGTAAATGCTGAAGGGGCAAAAATTATTGAAAAACTTAAAGTCCGAAATAGAACTATGGAAAAAGCAATGGAAGAAACGATAAATAAATTAACCCAGGAATATTTACAAGAAGATAATGCCGAATTGTTAATTTCTTATATTGGAAGAGATAATGATTTTATTGAAAAAAGGGTAAACAAAATTAACGATTTAATAGAAACTGTGGAAAATAATAGTAAAGGAAATGTAGTGATACAGGTGATTGGTTATGAAATGGTACAAAGGGCTAAAGAGGCGGGGATAACACCGGGGAAATATAATATAATTACTAATTTACTTAATGAAGAAGTTACAGAAGAAAATAAGAATGCATCAATTAAAACTTTAATGAGTCGATTTAAAGAGGAAGTCAGGAATAGG
This window harbors:
- the mcrC gene encoding 5-methylcytosine-specific restriction endonuclease system specificity protein McrC; protein product: MIPIQNIYYMLAYAFKVLNQQGYKDLATEQFNNSAELCSAILSKSISIQLKRGLYRDYIMETDCLSTIRGKIDVSETIKSGSLYKNQMFCRYDNFSTNSYMNRIIKTTIELLLHSDISKTRKKELSKLLVFFADVESLDVNRINWNLQYNRNNQTYRMLISICFLVIKGLLLSNSNGKTKMLDIFDEQRMYRLYEKFIFEYFRKEFPDITVNSSQIHWQLDDGINTMLPVMQTDIMLSKDDKILIIDAKYYNRITLSRYGINTLHSGNLYQIFTYVKNKEYQMKDRPHEVSGMLLYAKTDEDILPDITYKMSGNKISVCTLDLNCDFNKIASQLNAIIEEYFG
- the nhaC gene encoding Na+/H+ antiporter NhaC, which gives rise to MKKQTTIFHALIPILFLLVILPISILYFGADPQIPLILSTIVAALVAKFLLNYSWGEIEEGILDTIRLAMQAILILMVIGTIVGTWILSGTVPAMIYYGLQILSPGIFLLAAALICAIVSISTGSSWTTAATVGIALMGIGKGLGIPVGMVAGAIVSGAYFGDKLSPLSETTNLSPAMAGSNLFDHIRSMCYTTLPTFGIALILYGLLGMKYSGTNIDTSQIQAITEAIKGNFNISPILLIPPVFIILIVTLKIPALPGLIAGSVLGGIFAAIFQGASFADIIDAAHYGLELETGVELVDNLLSRGGLDGMMWTVSLIFTSLTFGGVLEKVGMLKAFGLGILKLAKSTGSLVLATTLTSIAVNILTADQYLALVVPGRMYKQAYQDKGLPPELLSRTLEAGGTVTSALFPWNTCGAYMMATLGVSPWVYIPFAFLNTLVPVVNIIFAYFGIGFKKSSLN
- a CDS encoding YfcC family protein is translated as MKKVFQIPHTYVIIVAVVLLAFLGTYLIPAGVYERVEDPKSNRIVVDPDSFRYVEQSPVKIFSFEKPHLFSALYRGMEGASSIIFFIFIVGGAFAMIQGTGAIDAGIGRLALKVKDKGILIIPIMAFIFALGGSTIGMSEEIIVFVPIGISLAKALGYDAVVGTGMIALGAAAGFSAGFANPFTVGVAQAIAEVPLYSGFTFRLLMFIVLVSITCWYIISYALKIKKDPSSSILANLEEKDDYSLNLQELPEFTIKHLLVYSVLIIGFILIIIGVKSYDWYIEELASVFLMMGIFSSILGGISPSKSAANFVEGAKGIAFGALVVGVARAILVVMEQGQIIDTIINNLAMGISSLPSVFAALLMYLVQIVLNFFIPSGSGQAATTMPIMAPLADLVGVSRQTAVIAYQLGDGITNSIIPTSAVLMSYLAIAKIPYEKWFKWVTPWILMNIGAGAVFLIIATLINLA
- a CDS encoding sigma factor; protein product: MDEISNKIIEIANCPVKLEKFIVNYENFILKSASKVVKKYITQNDDEWSIALNGFYEAIKKYDQNKGSFFSFAELVIQRKLIDYYRREKKNNLEVKYDQIDNSFYLGIGENKEVERDICWEIEAISEVIKSYGFSFYDLVKISPKTKKTKGYCEEIIKYLLSNPILIEHIHKSKQLPIKVIEKNVKIPLKIIERYRKYIIAVVEIFSGEYQYLREYFPNIKKFLKEGDKF
- a CDS encoding anti-sigma-I factor RsgI family protein yields the protein MKNVVVEIKGKDAILLQEDGTFIKIRNKNFKVGEMVDVKSKMFSKKTFLSLAASIIFILLIGTSVFAYNYPYYYVSIDVNPGIVLTSNVFNRVIGVEAVNAEGAKIIEKLKVRNRTMEKAMEETINKLTQEYLQEDNAELLISYIGRDNDFIEKRVNKINDLIETVENNSKGNVVIQVIGYEMVQRAKEAGITPGKYNIITNLLNEEVTEENKNASIKTLMSRFKEEVRNRQESRKENIMREENKNREENKNREENTERKEKIKENNRENPNRIENQIRQENRENPNPSENQNRSENQNRMNNTPTPIRNRR